tttcagatgccggttctctaaattttctcagtggtgttcctGGAAAAGAAGGCCGCCTTCCGTCCGGCGATTCCCGTTCAGTGCCCGAAGCATGTCCGTAAAACTTGCGTATTGCtccaacttaccagtaacaaatctagcagcccgcctctgaattacttcgatgtcttcctttaatccgacctggtacggaataggtcgcactagtgtcctatatgcggtctcctttacagacgaaccacacatTCGtagaatcctcccaataaaccgaagtcgacaattcgccttccctaccacaatcctcacacgctcgttccaatCCATATCACTGTgcagcgttatgcccagatatttagaaGGTGTGACACTGTAaagtaggacactactaataccgtatccgaacattacaggtttcctcgggtctagtgcagcaggggatacaacccgtcggctttgaacaatgacgtcacaagtcgccagagaccatgtattacaaagatgaaagagctgaggagaatgttgagaaacaaaggaatgcgagagagataaacattgatcttgtcaaaagccgagaagcgattcttcttagtgttgtagctcccttcagtagctaataagtttttttggctttttttaaaaaaatctcacgagatagaataaactgatcctactttattaagcaatagtgttttttggctttttaaaaaaaatctcacgagatagaataaactgatcctactttattaagcaatatcttgtcaaaagccgagaagcgattcttcgtgtgttgtagctgccttcagtagctgataagtgttttttggcttaaaaaaaaaatctcacgagatagaataaactgatcctactttattaagcaatcagtaaaaaaacgaaattgaaacataacagcaaaagctgttatgttttagtttagtttttttattgattgcttaataaagtaggatcagtttattctatctcgtgagaatttttttttaaaaagccaaaaaacacaatccacattacctcaatatcattacgaaaaatataaagtaccggccgaataaaaaacaaacaaataagttaattaaatcacacgttaaatgatgtaccgaatatcaagcgatcgcttttagattaacattcaattattttaatgatagtgcttattagaacacagaactgcgcctcgaagtgaagacattacgatctatgactaaggaatgacgtcattgttcaaagccgacgggttgtatcccctgctgcactagacccggtttcctcttcctactctacaTCAATGACTTACATTTCTCTGCATTTGGCGCTAGATATTGTAGTCGAATAATAACTTGCGAGAAAGGGAAGTGTCTCGTGCCGAGATCTAATCCACGAGGTGCAGATGTGGTTTAACAGAGGTTTTTCAGGCTCGTTCAGACAGAATGCTATGGTCGTCGCCAGTCTCCTCAGAAAATCGACAACACAGAGCCAGAAAATGGTAAGAGCTAGAAAACGATAACAGAGTACGACAAACCACACGGCCGCGTCCACTGTACGTGTTTCCATATACATTGGAGAAGCGACACtatgatagtccgcagctcgtggtcgtgcggtagcgttctcgcttcccgcgcccgagttcgattcccggcggggtcagggattttctctgcctcgtgatgactgggtgttgtgtgctgtccttaggtcagttaggtttaagtagttctaagttctatgggactgatgaccatagatgttaagtcccatagtgctcagagccatttgacactatGATACTTTGGACCTATCCACTACACTGAAATTTGGCAGTTTTTAATCGCTGTCATGCCGTCTTTTAGCGGTGTTCTGTATTTGTCGGATAACGAATATTGGGAAAAATGATTCCGAGCTTTTCCAATCTAATGTTTTATCatgtgtcacctgaagatgtggctttaaagccacgaaaccggtagtggtacagtgataaaggaccaaaatacagctgaagcggttgttAATATCCAAGTTGAAACAGAACAAACTTTATGCGATGCGTAACCAGGTGGCGCAAACAGCGTGCCTTTCATTTGGTCAACTGACGGCTTGGTGATAAAGGACCAAATatggccatatttgtttacaaatgtggcagtatacatgtgatgtgttacgacagcaaaaggaacctgtgatcactgaaggcagtgccacacgttcctccaaaaatcgtaacacaacacacacacaaatgtaatacttactaatgtaaatccacccgatgatggaggtttaaaccttcgaaacgcgtcgtggaaataaataaaacggtgactggtaacagtgaacttgttgtttcatttaattaacatATACGGATGATTTCGTTTCAGACACCTTTTTGCCGGCTGTAATGACAACATCGGGCGGGACGTTAAAACCTTGTTGTCGGTCGGAGCAGAAACGAGGGACTAGGCGGGACGCGGTAGCGCCATACCTGCGGACAGGCGTCGCGCGGTGGCAGCGGCGGCGTCGGGGGCGGCGCGGGGGCGTcggcggcgggcggcggcggctCGTCCTCGCCGGGGCCCTCCATGCACATGGTCTCGTGGTTGTTGTCGGCCGGGAAGAGCGAGCAGTTGAGCGACGCGGGCCAGGGGAAGCCGAAGCCCTGCAGCACGGGCAGGCAGCGGCGGCGCACCGCGTGGCAGAGGCCGCGGCACGGCCCGATGGGCGCCGCCACCTTGTCGGTGCACATGGGCGCGAACACGGCgcacagcagcagctgcagctgcgcCGAGCAGCCGTACTGCACCAGCGGGTTGAACGACTGCAGCATGAACTCGGCCTCCTTCTGCGCGAGCGCCGACAGCCCCGTGTGGTTGTAGCCGATGCCGCGGCACATGTCGATGGCCAGCGGCTCGCAGCCGCGCGCGCGACCCGCCGCGGCCGCCACGCCCACCGCCAGCGCCAGCAGCCGCACTCGCGCCATCGCGGCCCGCGACTCACTgagggcgccggcggcggcggccgagGCGGCGCTGGAGCGCGGCGGCGGcatggagagggggaaggggagggggggggggacccggcTGCCTACCCCCACCACGCGCCGGCCGGCCACGGCGACACAACAAACCGGAGGGCCTCGTTAACCGCTCCGCAGCTGATCCCGAGCGCCTCCCGACAGAATCTCGCCCGCACTCCCAGCGACGCTGGCACGTGCGACTCTGAAAGGCCGGTATCCCACACTATCgtgcaccgaagagccaaagaaactggtacacccgcccaaAATCGTGTGTAGGGCccacgccagcacgcagaagtgccgcaacgcgacgtggaatgcgctacttgactaatgtctgaagtagtgctggagggatttgaTACCATTAATCCTGCacggctggccataaatccgtaagagtatagtctgtctgtaaactcaagagcgagcagcgcttttggtgggggaagtggcctttcccggaagaacgctgccaccggcctacaggggcacccaaaatctgttgcccgttacctgtttggaggtgtagatcggcgtgcagtgatatacgtcgtttctgttcgtatgatcttagttgccagtgtcagtcagttaactttgtatacttactgatatacttcgatttccggaagtgatggataatcgtcttggattgcaagaaaatgtgcagaatacgaagaagaggaggtacttgctgagtaacgagcgttcgatcgtctctaatgttattatatcgtgtattaaagaggcgaactgttggctaatattaccagtcccaatcaaagggctgcaatttatgcaaacgtcagccgcgtccaataggacgcataaggaaggaacgcgaaaatgaGCTGCATGGTTTAGTGGAATTGCCACGAAGGAATACTAATCATCTTGGGAGGAAAccgatcgttatagacagtttctaaatcacgtaaaacctctgatgcttatggaacactaaatctctatctcggtcattcttcacctgattctgagacatattgcttgaaatttatGCGCAAtacctattctaaacactgctgaaattttcatCGAAACATGTACGTGGATTCTGGGATtcaaaaagcttgacatacgagatgCGTTCGCgtattaatttttatgttttggtaagaactttatttgttaatctacagcaatgttatcttcttcaaaatatttcccattacatactatacacttgtgctagtgctttttccaatttccgTAATTCTTTAGGGACTGTTTCTTCGGGGTAGTtcataggtctcttaactgtgcatttttaatctcatccatgcttgtaaaaccgctgtcctttaaggcctgctttgaaatgtttataccacttgtatgccgtTGGTTCActtataacaggctcaccaaaagcaatatttaacatttctaaaaatttcatacacttcattccattcctataacaaaatttagtacagattctctaatctatttttatacaaaacaaataatcgttgatgctaccaaaacacatacaACCtctttgacagctgacaacagagtaaatacccaatatgcataacattgtacacatacttttgagacatgtttacgaagatagTGCCAAAAAGTAGTGAAAATCGGACCAATACAAcacgcaaaattataaatttctgcttactttttaaacactcttcgtgtagcaaaaattgttaagtttcaatggagtccttcaaagaaaatatctaccttttagtagaaacacaaagtaagaacaagcctcaaatgctacagattgattgcattatatggggttcgttttacgaatagcaatagaggaacatataatacattcacatgaacaggcattcagtTCTATGTTTGTGGTATAATCCTGACTTCCATtcttatcttaatattatttactctataatattGTGTTTCGGAATAAGGTaccgttttttgtattccttatggtcttaatacatttgtctaaaaatgaacgcagcagagacgtatctgtacacggcgtcgccacaaatttaaatcgcgcgccgcggcagggccggtactgcgTTCTGAAAcggcctgtagaagcgccttgtgacgtagctgagttggcagagtggggactcgctagctcgctcttcagtttaccgacagactatacgaaggagtggagatctcttctcaacaacacattgcaaggcatcccagatttgctcaacaatgttcatgtctggggagtttggtggccagcggaagtgtttaaactcataacagtgttggtaggacacattctgaggcatcaagggatcaccagtttagtattggagggcagcttggagggtaaaaatcgtagagggagaccaagagatgaatacactaagcagattcagaaggatgtatgttgcagtagctactgggagatgaagaaacttgcaaaggatagagttgcatggagagctgcttcaaaccagtctcaggactgaagaccacaacaacaacaagagtgttCATGgcgccactctctagcaattcgggacgtatggggtgtcgcgttgtcctgctggatttgcccaagtccgtcggaatgcacaatggacatgaatggatgcaggtgctcagacagaaagcttacgtacgtgtcacttgtcagatttgtttctagacgtatcaggggtcccatatcactccaactgcgcacgctccacaccattacagcgcctccatcaacttgaacagtcccctactgacatgcaggttccatggattcatgagtttgtctacatatccgtacacgtccatcctctcgttacaatttgaaacgagactcgtccaacctggCGACATGTCtcctgtcatcaacagttcaatgtcggtgttgaggggcccagcagaggcgtaaagctttgcgcctTGCAGTCACCAAGTGTATAAGAATGGGCctctggctccgaaagcccatatcaatgatgtttcgttgaatcgttcgcacaatgacacttgttgatggcccagcactgaaatctgcagcaatcagcGAAGGGTTGCGGtatcgtcacgttgaacgattctgttcagtcgtcgttggtcccgttcttgcaggatctttttccggcagcagcgatgtcggagatctgttgttttaccggattcctgatattcaccgcacactcgtgaaatgatcgtacggggaaatccccacttcatccctacctcggagatactgtatctcaacgctcgtacgccgactgtaacaccgcgttcaaactcacttaaatcttcataacctgccgctGTAGCATCAGTAAACGATGTAACAATTGCGGCAGA
This genomic stretch from Schistocerca cancellata isolate TAMUIC-IGC-003103 chromosome 2, iqSchCanc2.1, whole genome shotgun sequence harbors:
- the LOC126161234 gene encoding frizzled-4-like, with the translated sequence MCRGIGYNHTGLSALAQKEAEFMLQSFNPLVQYGCSAQLQLLLCAVFAPMCTDKVAAPIGPCRGLCHAVRRRCLPVLQGFGFPWPASLNCSLFPADNNHETMCMEGPGEDEPPPPAADAATPSRIVSDIEYSNLISLG